The region AATCGAAAGATGATAATTTGATTCTAATGCCGGTGTAGCTCAGGGGTAGAGCAACTGATTCGTAACCAGTAGGTCGGTGGTTCAATTCCACTCATCGGCATAAAGTTTTTAAATGGCTTTCGAGAGAATTAGCCTGTAAGAAGATGATCTAAATAAAGCACTTATTCAGATATTTCTTCTTTTATGAAAAATGGAATAACTCCTGAAATAGCTAAGACCTTGCCCTTAGAAAATACATGTGACCATTGATTCGTATAAAATTGAATAGGTATTGTATCCATAACGAAAGTGATCTTGATATGTTAGGGTCTTAGCGCTCTAAATGTATGTCATCGGTTTTTACCCTTACAAATAAAGGTTATGACTTCTACTGCTCCTAATGAGAATGTAAAGGATAATTTAAAAGATCAAATTTCTTGCAAATTAGTCTCAGAAATAATTCGCGAACGTATACAAGCCCATGGAGCTAGATTCCATGCAAATGATAATATTTCCGATTTCATTCAGCCAGGAGAACTAGAAACTCTTGAAAGAGAAGTTGCAACTAGGGTGAGAGATTTACTGAAAACTTTATTGATTGATGTTGATAATGACCACAACACTCAAGAAACTGCAGAACGCGTTTCAAGAATGTATCTAAACGAGGTATTCAAAGGCAGATATCACCCTCAACCTAAAGTTACTAATTTCCCCAACGATAGAAATTTAGATGAGATTTATACACTTGGGCCAATAACAGTTCGATCTGCTTGTTCTCATCACTTTGTCCCAATTCTTGGAGATTGCTGGATAGGAATAAAACCTGGAGAGAAAGTTATTGGAATATCGAAGTTTGCAAGAGTAGCTGATTGGGTTTTTTCTAGGCCACACATTCAAGAAGAAGCCGTAATGATTCTTGCTGATGAAATAGAACGTTTGTGCGAACCTAAAGGCCTAGCAATACTTGTTAAAGCTCAACATTATTGTATGAAATGGAGAGGAGTAAAAGAACCTGAAACTAGCATGATCAACTCAATCGTTAGGGGTGATTTTCGCCATGATGCAAGCTTGAAGCAGGAGTTCTTCGAACTTGTTAAACAGCAGTCAAACTTCGGTAAAAATTACTAAATCAACTAAAAAAGGTTTGGTCACTTACAACAACTGTTAAAAAGTTCTCTTAGAGAAAAGAGGGATCTAAAAGTGATGGTCGATAAGAAAGCAAAAATGGCCTTTGGTCACTCTTAACTGCAATAATCACATCTTCTCCAGTATGCCAAATCCATTGTTGCTGGGTAGGCCCGTTTTCAACATCAACATTTGTTCCAACTGGGGGACCAAAGCGATAGCGTAATCCTGCCAGGACCTCAGTCATATTTTCGTTGTCTATTTCATAAGCAAGTTGTTTTAATCCACCCTCCTTCTCAATTCGAACTCTAAGAGCCTTTACAGGTAAACCACTTATTTGAATATCGTTCACTTCGAACAGATTCTGATTTATTTTTTCTTTTATAGGAATGAAAGAGACACCAAGATGAGTCTCTACGCTTGAAAGATCCATTCCCCATTTCAATCCTTCAACACATGCATCAACTGGTTGAGAAAAAATTTGAATAAGCAAACCAAACACTATAACAAAAACGAATTTAGAAGCCTTTGTCATAGTTAAGAATTGACCCTTTTTAAACTTGATGATAGGTCTCTAGGTGTAAAAAATCATTGATTAGACTCTACATAAGTAAAATCTCTGCAATTGAGATAATAAGTTTAATATTATCTACTCAATTAGCTTAATCAAAGTAAAAACCAACATTAGCATTAGAACTTGAAAGTGGTTTTAACCAATGCTCCATTAACGTCCTCTTTACCATCTTGTTCAATAACAAAAATAGCTGGGGTAACTGTGACACTATCGTTCACCGAAAAATCATAAAAAGCTTCCCAAGCCAAAGGATCATCATAACCACTGTCATCTCTATGAGTTTCGGCTGTTCCAATACCAAATCCAAACTTATTCCCCTCAATAAACGCATCATTCCATAGGAAGCCAACAGACCATGTATTGCCATCCTCCACCTTATTCATCGCAGTATCAGGATTATCCTCGTTTTCAGGATTCTTCCAACCAATACCAGCACTCAGACTGTAGTCGTCTCCAAATTGGTAACTACCACTAATTCCATATGAAGAGTAATCATTCACATCAGGAGAATCATCAGTATTCCCGTTATCCGCTTGAGTATAGGCCGCTGCAAGAGTAAATTTCTCATCAACCCATGCCAACTGAGTTGTTATGTGATCTTTACCATCATCAGTTAAAAAGCCAATCGAAGAATTTGATGCATCTTCTGAAACGAAGAGTGCAGAAGCAACTAATTTGTCTTGGGACCAAGTAATACCAGCACCCGCTCCCATTTTTTTGGAATAAGTATCATTGGCTCCTGCCTGGTTTAGTACAAACAAGACTCCATCGCCTGGGTAAGCACTCGGCCACACACCAAGCAAATCATCTTGACGAAGCTTGGGGCCAAAAGTTACTTGAATATCGTCTCCAACAGGGAATTGGTAATAAGCCTTGTGAAGTTCTAACGAATCACTACTACTAAAAGCAGTATCTAATCTTGCCTCACCCATCATCCCGAAGGGCTCCATCATTCCGAAATTACCTATGCGAACAGCAGTCTTAAGAATGTCTTGGCCAGTAAAACTGGTCATAAACATCAGCTTTGTATCGTAATGAAAAACTGTCCCATCCTTGTCCTCAGAAGTAGACATTCCACCCATTCCACCCATTCCACCCATTCCAGAATCGCTTACGCCATCTACTCCACCCAAAACAAAAGTCGTTTTACCCATAAACATAGTTGTAGGGTATGAATCCCCCATATTCATGTGACCAACATGGTGATCATGATGACCTTTCTGATCGCCACCTCCTGCTTCAACAGCCATTGGGGCCATTAAGCCTAACGCAGCAGGAATCAAGAGTAATCGCGAAAAGAGCTTCATAGATCTCACAAATACTAGCAAAACTAGTAAAACTATATATAAATAAAAATATAACCTCAAAAACTTGCGAGAGTTCTAAAAGACGTGCGTTTTGCTACAAAGATTGTGTGCGTTTTGCTACAAAGATTCAACGTCTTTTGCTGACAACGTTCACAAGTTAATTAACCTAAAACTAGACGAACTAGATAAACCTAGAATGATGAACAATCTCAAGCCTATTTTCACCGCCATCATTATTTCTATGTCGTTTTCACTGATGGGATGCTCGGGTAATTCCCAAACAAACGGAACTACTGCACTTTTTGAAACGAAAGCAGAAGCTGAAAAAGCAGCAAAAAATTTCAATTGCACTGGAGCTCATAAGATGGGAGATAAATGGATGCCTTGCAAAAGTCATACAGATCATGAATCTCATGATGGGCATCACCATCATCACTAATATTGTTAGATAATGACAAATTCAAATAGTACCGATCAGAACAATTCCGAAAGTCCTTCTCATTGCGGAAGTAAACCAAAAAAAATTGCATTTGGGATAGCGCCACTCGGATTTATATCCATTGGAATTGTTCCCATGGGAATTGTTACCATTGGGATTGTTCCCATGGGTGTAGTTTCTATAGGCGTAGTAGCTATGGGAGTCGTTAATGCCTCAATAGTAGGAATGGGAATATTTTCTGCAGGAATAACAACTATGGGTCTAAAGGTGTGGAGTCCGGAAAATAATGCTATTCACGAGTCAATCAATCGTTCAAATTCTCCTTCTTCAAAAAATATATATGCATATCCAACTAAAGCTCAGGCAGAGATCGAAGCCAAAAAGATCGGATGCAATGGTGTCCATAAGATGGGTAAATTATGGATGCCTTGTGCAATCCATATAAACCCTAACTAATCTTGAAGTAATTAAGAATTTAAAGCTGTGGTATAAACTTCTTGGCAATATATCTAAAAAAAGACTAAATTCATCCCCCTGTTTTGTAACAAATTAGGATTTAATTACCTTTCGAAAAGTGATCTTAATTGGTCTAAGAATATATATCTTCAACTAACATTGAACCCTTTTCGCAAATTTGCTCCTGTGAAGGGAACTCTTTATCGGAGCAACAACATTCTCCTCTATCTGAATTTTTGATCCAATTAATAATCCCTGTTCGGATTGGTTGAGGACAAACTTGTCCTGCTTTAAGGTGATTGATTTCTTCGCTTGTTAAAGGATCAGCATGTTCAATAAAAAGAGACTCTTTAAGCCTAAAAGAACATGTCTCATTCCATTGTTCAAAACAATTTATATGGTTTATAAAATCATTCCATGCTTCTTTCATTGATCTATATCCCTTCTTTTTTAACTCTTTGCTGAAAACAGCTTTTATGAATTCATTAAAATTCTGTAATTGATGAGGTGTAAAAGATGATGTGACATGGCTTTCATAATCAGGAAATTCAAGTTTTTTCTCTAATGATTGCAGTCTTTGTTCAATCATGTGAAATCGAGAATCTATCGATTCAACAGGCAGATTTTCTATTTGATTAACAAAACAATCAGAGACATAACCAACCAATGATTTTCCCGAAATCCTCGCACTCTCCTTAATCTTTTCTAAAAGTTTTGGGTCAATACTTACATTGAGTTGAGTTCTCTTCATGAGTTAATCAATGAAAGGGTGGGAAAATCCAATTAATGAATATTTTATTGAATTCAAAACCATATCGTTAACATTTTCAGATTTCTTGATCTTTAAGAAGCTATCTCTTTTCACCCATCCAAAAATTACCTCTTACAAGCAATAAGGGTAAAAATAAATCTATCTATTATTTGGTAGCAAAATTAATGAAATCACACAAAGAACACTAATCAAAGGTCCAGGAGGCAAATTCAAAATCATAGCTAGAGAAAAACCTATAAGCGATAAAATTAAGCCAAATATGGATGATCTAATCATTGCAATCCATAAAGATCTTGCTTTCTGTAATCCCAACAAAGTTGGGGTTGAAAGTAACGCAATCACAAGAATGACTCCCACTGCAGACATTGAACTCACAATGACAAGTGCCGTAGTAAAACCAAGAGCCAAATTTAAAAAAGATACATTAACTCCACTTGAGGCAGCTCCTTCTGGATCAAGACCAATATGAACAAGCTTGTCGTAACCAAAAAGCATCAAACAAATAAATACCGAGAAAGCGATCAAAGTTCTTAGCAGATCACTCAAATTTGCAGTTAATAAATCTCCAAATAAAACAGCCTCCAAATCAATCCTGATACCCAGTAGAGGTATAAGCAAAACACCGAGTCCCATCGAACCAGCAAGAATTGTATTCATAACCGCTTCATAATTTTGATTTTTTCTATTTGTCAAGCTCTCTGCTGCAATAGCTCCTACCAAGCCGCTGATGACTCCACCAATAGAAGGATCCAAACCAAGCGCCATAGCCAAAGCTAGACCTGGCAAAACACAATGCGAAATCAAATTAACTTGAAGAAGCCTTTTATGAGTGATCAATACAGTGCCCATGGCAGGGCAAAGTATTCCTGAAAAGGAAGTTATCAAAAGAGGAATTATCCACCAATTTGTATTTAAAAAAGACATGAAGCCAATGATTCAGTATGGTCAGGAAGAGAGATCAAGTTAAGATCTTACAAATGAGCAAAAGCAAGCCTGAAATCACTAGACGTCAACAGCAACTGCTCAATGAACTCAAGAAATGTACTGATGAATTGAGTGGGCAAGAACTGCATAGACAACTTCATAATGGTGAAAAGGTCATGGGACTGACCACGGTCTATCGAAACCTGCAAGCTCTAGTAAAGCAAGGTTTGATTCGTTCCAGACATCTTCCCAATGGTGAGGTTCTTTATGCACCAGTTGAAAGAGATATTCATCATTTAACTTGCGTAAGCTGTGGAGAAACAACACGCTTAAAGGGATGTCCGGTCAAAACAACTGATCTGTCCAAAAAAACTTCTAAAAATTTTGAGCTTTTGTTTCATACTCTTGAGTACTTTGGTCTCTGCCAAAATTGTTCTCAGCAACTTAATGTTGGATAAGATTATTTGAATATGAATCAACCCTATAACTTCCACCTCAAATAATTAATTGAACTAAGTTTTTCTTGAACTTCCTGAGGGCTGCCAGAAGCCAAAATAATTTTATCTAAAGCAACAACCTTGTCATAGGCATTTAAAGATGTTCCCCAGTCGTGACTACTAACAAAGACAGTGAATCCCGAATCAGCTAGCTGACGAATGATTAACAGGAAATCTTCTTTAGCGGGAGGATCAAAGGCGGAGCAAGGTTCATCAAGAAGAAAAATTTTGGCTGGATTCATTAATGTTTTTGCAAGTAATGCTCTTTGTTGCTGACCACCAGACAAAGCATCAAGTCTCCTTTTTGCTAAATGAGATATTCCAACACGTTGAAGAGCAGCTTCTAATTCACAACAAGTCGATTTGGAATGATTTACTCGACCTAAGGAAACTAATCCTTCAACTGTGATAGGAAAATTCCAATTCAGCTTTCCTCTTTGAGGCATTAAAGCAATTTGAGATCGATCATTAATTAATGGTTTCCCTCCAACAGTGATTTTTCCTTTATCTGGTTTGCTGTTTCCTTGAAGCAAGCTTAATAATGTGGACTTTCCTGCACCATTGGGACCAACAAGAGCAGTCAAAGTACCTGGCTCCAGCTTTAGAGAAACCTCACTTAAAGCAGGTTTGATTTTACTGGAATAGGAATATGTCACATTTTCAGCAATCAAACTAGACATCAATTAGAGGATTTGCTGACAAGAAACATAATATACTTGCCAATCTCAAATGAAAATGATTATCGTTTTAGATACGTTAATTTTTGATTAAATGTCGAAATTGTTCAATCAACGCATCAAGAGCAAATCAATATTTAATAAAACAGTCCTTAAGAACTCTTTTCTTGCTGGAGCATTTTTATTTTCGGGAATTCATCAGAGCGCACAGGCAAATTCAAAATCAATTATTGCTGTAGAGCCATTAGTCTGCGATGTCGTTTCTGCAATTGCACCACCCTCTACTCCCGTAACCTGCTTAATTGATAGAAAACAAGATGTTCATGATGTCAAGATCACCCCAAGGCAAGCTCAAACACTAAAAAGTGCGAATCAAATATTTACGCTTGGTTCAGAGATGACCCCTGCAATTAAAAAATGGTTAGATAATCCCTTAACTGTTGTCGTTGGTGTAAGTGCAATAGAAATAGACGATCATCATGACGACCACGATGATCATTCAGCTGCTAAACATGACGATCATGATGACCAC is a window of Prochlorococcus marinus str. MIT 0917 DNA encoding:
- a CDS encoding DUF3721 domain-containing protein produces the protein MSFSLMGCSGNSQTNGTTALFETKAEAEKAAKNFNCTGAHKMGDKWMPCKSHTDHESHDGHHHHH
- the folE gene encoding GTP cyclohydrolase I is translated as MTSTAPNENVKDNLKDQISCKLVSEIIRERIQAHGARFHANDNISDFIQPGELETLEREVATRVRDLLKTLLIDVDNDHNTQETAERVSRMYLNEVFKGRYHPQPKVTNFPNDRNLDEIYTLGPITVRSACSHHFVPILGDCWIGIKPGEKVIGISKFARVADWVFSRPHIQEEAVMILADEIERLCEPKGLAILVKAQHYCMKWRGVKEPETSMINSIVRGDFRHDASLKQEFFELVKQQSNFGKNY
- a CDS encoding ABC transporter ATP-binding protein — protein: MSSLIAENVTYSYSSKIKPALSEVSLKLEPGTLTALVGPNGAGKSTLLSLLQGNSKPDKGKITVGGKPLINDRSQIALMPQRGKLNWNFPITVEGLVSLGRVNHSKSTCCELEAALQRVGISHLAKRRLDALSGGQQQRALLAKTLMNPAKIFLLDEPCSAFDPPAKEDFLLIIRQLADSGFTVFVSSHDWGTSLNAYDKVVALDKIILASGSPQEVQEKLSSINYLRWKL
- a CDS encoding metal ABC transporter permease, whose translation is MSFLNTNWWIIPLLITSFSGILCPAMGTVLITHKRLLQVNLISHCVLPGLALAMALGLDPSIGGVISGLVGAIAAESLTNRKNQNYEAVMNTILAGSMGLGVLLIPLLGIRIDLEAVLFGDLLTANLSDLLRTLIAFSVFICLMLFGYDKLVHIGLDPEGAASSGVNVSFLNLALGFTTALVIVSSMSAVGVILVIALLSTPTLLGLQKARSLWIAMIRSSIFGLILSLIGFSLAMILNLPPGPLISVLCVISLILLPNNR
- a CDS encoding Fur family transcriptional regulator — translated: MSKSKPEITRRQQQLLNELKKCTDELSGQELHRQLHNGEKVMGLTTVYRNLQALVKQGLIRSRHLPNGEVLYAPVERDIHHLTCVSCGETTRLKGCPVKTTDLSKKTSKNFELLFHTLEYFGLCQNCSQQLNVG